A single window of Lutzomyia longipalpis isolate SR_M1_2022 chromosome 1, ASM2433408v1 DNA harbors:
- the LOC129787389 gene encoding structural maintenance of chromosomes protein 2, which produces MYIKSIILDGFKSYGKRTEIHGFDKEFNAITGLNGTGKSNILDSICFVLGITNLTQVRATSLQDLVYKAGQAGITQANVTLMFDNKDKSQCPVGYEHNDEISVTRQVVVGGKNKYLINGKNVQNKRVQDLFCSIQLNINNPNFIIMQGRITKVLNMKPHEILSLVEEAAGTNVWQVKRDQSAKLIEKKDAKLKELDDVIAEEIQPKLDKLREERSKYLEYQKVCRDIEFLKRIHFSYTYLSLLKVSEGNQAKIDEMGSSIEKSKKKILTNEQKTQELKLQIAELTAKLEQDSGGDLKEKEAKLSDLNKEDSTMSGKVKALRDKLEAERKKHKHLKKSIEDDQKLLATKNAQLGATDSSFHVMADENEKLKQALEAAQNRVEAITAGVSTTADGQSVTLQEQLMASKQLVSTSTTKIQDCTAEMKHLTKLVKEKQSEKRTADNAYESDRELVRNLERDITKLTASLRGIDYEDGTLEELQNRRIALSEEIQNMRKLLDQKGSHRFDFQYRDPEQNFNRNRVKGRLCNLFTVKDKRFCLALGICAGGSLYNVVTDTDATSKMILQRGDLQTRTTMVPLNKISGKSVAPATVQMAEKVGGKENVHHALSLIEFHRDLEPVMRYVFGSTFICKDINVAKQVTYHRNIMTRCVTLDGDVVDPSGSLSGGARPKGGAVLLDVAEIKELKTAYNAKKAELQAIENQMGQLQKIAGEYNQLKQQLEMRQHELEVVNSRLANSTFQVQQSEIGEMKSKIESLEKELNEAKEVLQREKENIKLLEAQLADSKGYRERQLKQAKKDLADCQKKYNESSNHWKKKKEQNDVMNLEIEQLTAAVTTSTAQLATIEADLQQMEAEIEEFAGKSRDLTERIASLKDEVRTMKEHISSQNREIHTKTNQIEKLTKEIQTLQLEIKKKESDLGKVKNEGKTAEDQKASLEKKYPWILEDKEYFGAKGTKYDYSQEDPKTAEKKLYKMQELKDKMSRTINEKAMMLLEREEEEFKEVMKRKDMLGADRNKIMQTMNEIDEKKKAEVKKACMEVGQNFSQIFSTILPGAEAKLIPVAGDYLKGIEVKVGFNGVWKETLTELSGGQRSLVALSLVLAMLKYNPAPIYILDEVDAALDLSHTQNIGTMLKQHFKKSQFIIVSLKDGMFSNANVVFRTKFEDGMSGVIRTVNRK; this is translated from the exons TGGTCTACAAAGCTGGCCAGGCGGGCATAACACAGGCAAATGTGACGCTAATGTTCGACAACAAGGATAAATCCCAATGTCCCGTTGGGTATGAGCACAATGATGAGATTAGCGTAACGCGCCAGGTGGTTGTGGGCGGGAAAAACAAGTATCTGATAAATGGGAAGAATGTCCAGAATAAACGTGTCCAGGATCTCTTCTGTTCCATCCAGCTCAACATAAACAATCCCAATTTCATCATCATGCAGGGCAGAATCACCAAAGTCCTCAATATGAAACCCCATGAGATCCTTTCCCTCGTAGAGGAAGCAGCTGGGACGAATGTGTGGCAGGTCAAGAGGGATCAATCGGCAAAGTTAATTGAGAAGAAGGATGCAAAGCTCAAGGAGCTGGATGACGTCATTGCGGAGGAAATTCAACCAAAACTCGATAAACTCCGCGAGGAACGCAGCAAGTACCTGGAGTATCAGAAAGTGTGCCGGGATATTGAATTCCTCAAGCGTATTCACTTCTCCTACACCTACCTGTCCCTGCTGAAAGTCTCCGAAGGGAATCAGGCAAAAATCGATGAGATGGGTAGTTCCATTGAGAAGagcaagaagaaaatcctcacAAATGAGCAGAAGACGCAGGAATTGAAATTACAAATTGCCGAATTGACGGCTAAATTGGAGCAGGATTCGGGTGGGGATCTCAAGGAGAAGGAAGCAAAGCTCAGTGACCTCAATAAGGAAGATTCCACAATGTCCGGGAAAGTGAAGGCGCTGCGGGATAAACTCGAAGCTGAACGGAAGAAGCACAAACATCTCAAGAAGAGCATTGAGGATGATCAGAAACTCCTTGCCACGAAGAATGCTCAACTTGGCGCCACTGATTCCTCCTTCCACGTCATGGCGGATGAGAATGAGAAGCTCAAGCAAGCTCTGGAGGCAGCACAGAATCGCGTGGAAGCCATCACGGCGGGTGTCTCCACAACAGCTGATGGCCAATCTGTGACCCTTCAGGAGCAGCTGATGGCCTCCAAGCAGCTCGTTTCGACTTCCACGACAAAAATCCAGGATTGCACGGCAGAGATGAAGCACCTCACGAAGCTCGTGAAGGAGAAGCAAAGTGAGAAGCGCACAGCTGACAATGCCTACGAAAGTGACCGGGAATTGGTCAGGAATCTCGAGAGGGACATCACGAAACTCACAGCATCCCTTCGGGGCATTGACTACGAAGATGGCACCCTGGAGGAGTTGCAGAATCGTCGAATAGCCCTCTCGGAGGAAATTCAAAACATGCGCAAACTCCTGGACCAGAAGGGATCCCATCGCTTTGACTTCCAGTACCGCGATCCGGAGCAGAATTTCAACAGGAATCGCGTCAAGGGGCGCCTCTGCAATCTCTTCACGGTGAAAGATAAGAGATTCTGCCTTGCATTGGGAATCTGTGCTGGTGGGTCGTTGTACAATGTTGTCACGGATACGGATGCCACGAGTAAGATGATCCTGCAGCGAGGGGATCTCCAAACACGCACAACAATGGTTCCCCTGAATAAGATCAGCGGCAAATCCGTTGCTCCGGCCACGGTGCAAATGGCTGAGAAAGTGGGCGGGAAGGAGAACGTCCATCACGCCTTGTCGCTCATTGAATTCCATCGGGATCTGGAGCCGGTGATGCGGTACGTCTTTGGCAGCACATTCATCTGCAAGGACATCAATGTGGCCAAACAGGTGACCTACCACCGGAACATCATGACACGCTGCGTTACCCTCGATGGGGATGTCGTGGATCCCTCCGGAAGCCTCTCCGGCGGAGCCAGGCCAAAGGGTGGAGCAGTCCTGCTGGACGTTGCAGAGATTAAGGAACTCAAAACAGCCTACAATGCCAAGAAGGCCGAACTGCAGGCGATTGAGAATCAAATGGGACAACTCCAGAAGATTGCCGGGGAGTACAATCAGCTGAAGCAGCAACTGGAGATGCGTCAGCATGAACTTGAAGTGGTCAACAGTCGCCTGGCTAATTCCACCTTCCAGGTGCAGCAGAGTGAGATTGGCGAGatgaaaagcaaaattgaGAGTCTCGAGAAGGAATTGAACGAAGCGAAGGAAGTCCTGCAGCGTGAGAAGGAGAATATTAAGCTCCTGGAAGCACAGCTGGCTGATTCCAAGGGCTACCGGGAGCGTCAGCTGAAGCAGGCCAAGAAAGACCTGGCGGATTGTCAGAAGAAGTACAACGAGAGCAGCAATCactggaagaagaagaaggagcaAAACGACGTGATGAATCTGGAGATTGAACAACTCACAGCAGCTGTGACCACATCCACAGCCCAACTGGCCACCATTGAGGCTGATCTGCAGCAAATGGAAGCGGAGATTGAGGAATTTGCCGGGAAGAGCAGGGATTTAACGGAGAGGATTGCTTCGCTCAAGGATGAGGTGCGTACCATGAAGGAGCACATTTCATCCCAAAACCGGGAGATTCACACGAAAACCAATCAAATTGAGAAGCTAACAAAGGAAATTCAGACCCTCCAGCTGGAGATTAAGAAGAAGGAATCCGATCTGGGTAAAGTGAAGAATGAAGGGAAGACCGCTGAAGATCAGAAAGCATCACTGGAGAAGAAATATCCGTGGATTCTGGAGGATAAAGAGTACTTTGGGGCAAAAGGGACAAAGTACGATTACTCGCAGGAAGACCCAAAAACCGCCGAGAAGAAGCTGTACAAGATGCAGGAGCTGAAGGATAAGATGAGCAGGACAATCAATGAGAAGGCCATGATGCTCCTGGAGCGTGAGGAGGAGGAATTCAAGGAGGTGATGAAGCGCAAGGATATGCTGGGAGCGGATCGgaataaaattatgcaaacaatgaatgaaattgatgagaagaagaaggcgGAAGTGAAGAAGGCCTGCATGGAAGTTGGGCAGAATTTCAGTCAAATCTTCAGCACAATCCTCCCAGGAGCTGAGGCAAAACTCATTCCCGTCGCGGGGGATTATCTCAAAGGGATTGAAGTGAAG GTTGGCTTCAATGGGGTGTGGAAGGAAACTCTGACGGAATTGAGTGGTGGACAGCGTTCTCTTGTTGCCCTATCACTCGTCCTGGCCATGCTAAAGTACAATCCAGCCCCAATTTACATTCTGGACGAAGTGGACGCTGCCCTGGATCTCTCCCACACGCAGAACATCGGGACAATGCTGAAGCAGCACTTTAAGAAATCTCAATTCATCATTGTCTCCCTCAAGGATGGCATGTTCAGCAATGCTAATGTGGTGTTCCGGACTAAATTCGAAGATGGCATGTCCGGAGTCATTCGCACCGTGAACCGGAAGTGA
- the LOC129787400 gene encoding DNA-binding protein Ets97D codes for MNLLKTFDKTQIKVEEEDSDGHTSHDEMAYDQENDLGAIENIDLISGAPFFEYPRDEAAAEDNDDIIILHMDIREPLNKLRVLLEERLGQNLKYFHFWLQDAQMLEGHKNLVDQCVQGEGLVQINCQVLASSSKINIIDVLKPTDDILENSKTAPKPPESTENEDLSDTDEPIPPHQKKFGDQWAIDNQFKRDQARLQIPDNPRDWTTAQVRHWLQWAVRQFSLTQIAVLQKTPTDGPREGILPTETVRGVKTSPPKGQKNVSSSLNLDNIRMEPIFCGNRSGNNGQIQLWQFLLEILTDIEHRRIIQWVGGNGEFKLADPERVAQLWGERKNKPTMNYEKLSRALRYYYDGDMISKVHGRRFVYKFVCDLKQLIGYDAKDLARLVMECDIESTSRDKSSDWDLSATL; via the exons atgaacCTCCTAAAAACTTTCGATAAAACCCAGATTAAAGTCGAAGAGGAGGATTCAGATGGTCACACATCACACGACGAGATGGCATACGATCAGGAAAATGACTTGG GCGCTATTGAGAACATTGATTTGATATCCGGAGCCCCCTTTTTTGAGTACCCACGCGATGAGGCAGCCGCGGAGGACAACGATGACATCATAATCCTGCACATGGACATCCGGGAGCCGCTGAATAAGCTCCGTGTGTTGCTAGAGGAACGCCTTGGGCAGAATCTCAAATACTTCCATTTCTGGCTGCAGGATGCACAAATGCTGGAAGGGCACAAAAATCTTGTGGATCAGTGTGTCCAGGGGGAGGGATTGGTGCAGATTAACTGCCAGGTGTTGGCGTCATCCAGCAAAATTAACATTATTGACGTCCTCAAGCCAACAGATGACATTCttg AAAACTCCAAAACAGCCCCCAAACCCCCGGAGAGTACGGAGAATGAAGACTTGAGCGACACAGACGAACCAATCCCACCGCATCAGAAGAAATTCGGTGATCAATGGGCGATAGATAATCAATTCAAGAGGGATCAGGCACGACTGCAGATCCCAGACAATCCCCGGGACTGGACAACAGCGCAGGTCCGGCATTGGCTGCAATGGGCTGTCCGGCAGTTCAGCCTGACGCAGATCGCTGTGCTCCAGAAGACACCCACCGATGGCCCCAGGGAGGGTATTCTGCCCACAGAGACGGTGCGCGGGGTGAAAACATCCCCGCCAAAGGGGCAGAAGAATGTCAGCAGCAGCCTCAATCTCGACAACATCCGCATGGAGCCAATCTTCTGTGGCAATCGCAGCGGGAACAATGGGCAGATTCAGCTGTGGCAGTTCCTCCTGGAGATTCTCACGGACATTGAGCACCGGCGGATTATTCAGTGGGTCGGTGGGAATGGGGAATTCAAGCTGGCTGATCCCGAGAGGGTTGCCCAGCTGTGGGGAGAGCGCAAGAACAAGCCAACGATGAACTATGAGAAGCTCTCACGGGCGCTGAGGTACTACTACGACGGCGACATGATCTCCAAAGTTCACGGAAGGAG ATTTGTCTACAAATTCGTTTGCGATCTCAAGCAATTAATTGGCTACGATGCTAAAGATCTCGCCCGCTTGGTGATGGAATGTGACATTGAGAGCACATCCAGGGATAAATCTTCCGATTGGGATCTCTCAGCAACGCTCTGA